A stretch of Eleutherodactylus coqui strain aEleCoq1 chromosome 2, aEleCoq1.hap1, whole genome shotgun sequence DNA encodes these proteins:
- the FGF6 gene encoding fibroblast growth factor 6 has translation MAVAQRLLITMSYGARIHWTLPVFLLLGFVGDIVLSYPIPYRANGTLLERTWESLFSRSIGMSSDNLDAKWKNNYLQGIKRQRRLYCNVGIGFHLQVLPDGRINGVHSESPYSLLEVSTVERGVISLFGVKTNLFVAMNSKGRVYASPTFQDECKFKEILLSNNYNTYESKMYQGAYLGLSKHGKIKRGTKISPAMTVTHFLPRI, from the exons ATGGCCGTTGCACAAAGACTACTCATCACTATGTCCTACGGAGCCAGAATTCACTggacgttgcctgtttttctgctgctgggttTTGTGGGGGACATTGTTTTGTCATACCCTATACCCTACAGGGCTAATGGAACATTACTGGAAAGGACATGGGAATCGTTGTTCTCCAGGTCAATTGGAATGTCTTCCGACAACTTGGATGCCAAGTGGAAGAACAATTATTTGCAGGGAATTAAGAGACAACGGCGGCTATACTGCAATGTCGgaattgggtttcacctgcaggTCCTCCCAGATGGAAGGATAAATGGTGTGCACAGTGAAAGTCCATATA GTCTCTTAGAAGTTTCTACAGTAGAACGAGGGGTTATAAGCTTGTTTGGTGTGAAAACAAACCTCTTTGTAGCAATGAATAGCAAAGGGAGAGTATATGCTTCG CCAACCTTTCAGGATGAATGCAAGTTCAAGGAAATTCTGCTATCCAACAACTATAATACCTACGAATCCAAAATGTATCAAGGTGCCTATCTCGGATTAAGCAAACACGGGAAAATTAAAAGAGGAACTAAAATTTCTCCGGCCATGACCGTCACACACTTTCTTCCACGGATATGA